One stretch of Streptomyces sp. A2-16 DNA includes these proteins:
- a CDS encoding class I SAM-dependent methyltransferase yields MRKTATKQSGKIPAQPGPREVASVKPGVPSDTESVIPGAGPSTRPGERPTVRLRDAGPDDAPRYAPEWLELREGPDAAARAGDLLDPLRIRLANLPGKAGLVIHDLGCGTGSMGRWLASRLDGPQHWILHDRDPYLLHFAAVASPRSAADGSRVTVETRRGDVGLLTPDALAGASLVTASALLDVLTREEIETLAAACTGAGCPALLTLSVAGRVELTPSDPLDDEIADAFNAHQRRGGLLGPDAVTVACEAFSERGATVRLHPSAWRLGPAESALTAQWLRGWVGAAVEERPELKERAERYLQDRLEACRAGELKVVVHHSDLLALSRPTDGVS; encoded by the coding sequence ATGAGGAAGACGGCGACCAAGCAGAGCGGGAAGATCCCGGCCCAGCCGGGCCCTCGAGAGGTGGCGTCGGTGAAGCCTGGTGTCCCGTCCGACACGGAATCGGTCATCCCCGGAGCCGGTCCCAGCACCCGCCCCGGCGAGCGTCCCACCGTACGGCTCAGGGACGCCGGACCCGACGACGCTCCCCGCTACGCCCCCGAGTGGCTCGAACTGCGGGAGGGCCCCGACGCGGCCGCACGGGCGGGCGATCTGCTCGACCCGCTGCGGATCCGGCTGGCCAACCTGCCCGGCAAGGCCGGACTCGTCATCCACGACCTGGGCTGCGGCACCGGCTCGATGGGCCGCTGGCTGGCGTCCCGCCTGGACGGCCCCCAGCACTGGATCCTGCACGACCGGGACCCCTACCTCCTGCACTTCGCGGCCGTCGCCTCCCCGCGCTCCGCCGCCGACGGCAGCCGGGTCACCGTCGAGACCCGCCGCGGCGACGTCGGTCTGCTCACCCCCGACGCCCTCGCCGGCGCCTCCCTGGTGACCGCCTCGGCGCTCCTGGACGTCCTCACCCGCGAGGAGATCGAGACCCTCGCCGCGGCCTGCACGGGCGCCGGCTGCCCGGCCCTGCTCACGCTGTCCGTGGCGGGCCGCGTCGAGCTCACGCCGTCCGACCCGCTGGACGACGAGATCGCCGACGCCTTCAACGCCCACCAGCGACGCGGCGGACTGCTCGGCCCGGACGCCGTCACCGTCGCCTGCGAGGCGTTCTCCGAGCGAGGCGCGACCGTACGGCTGCACCCGAGCGCCTGGCGCCTCGGCCCCGCCGAGTCCGCGCTCACCGCGCAGTGGCTGCGCGGCTGGGTCGGCGCGGCCGTCGAGGAGCGCCCCGAACTGAAGGAACGCGCCGAGCGCTACCTCCAGGACCGTCTGGAGGCCTGCCGCGCCGGTGAGCTGAAGGTCGTCGTCCACCACAGCGACCTCCTGGCGCTGTCCCGGCCGACGGACGGAGTGTCATGA